From a single Larus michahellis chromosome 18, bLarMic1.1, whole genome shotgun sequence genomic region:
- the VPS25 gene encoding vacuolar protein-sorting-associated protein 25 encodes MGRAGSGPEAGRKTAAAAAVPVAAMSFAWPWQYSFPPFFTLQPNCETRQKQLSAWCALALAYSQRHRLPAMTVREAQDSPLFTNRRLQRKLPLESIQVVLEELRKNGNLEWLDKNKTSFLIMWRRPEEWGKLIYQWVSKNGLTNSVFTLYELTSGDDTENEEFHGLDETMLLRALQALQQEHKAEIITLDDGRGVKFF; translated from the exons ATGGGGCGGGCCGGAAGCGGACCGGAAGCGGGGCGGaagacggcggcggcggcagcggttCCGGTGGCGGCGATGAGTTTCGCGTGGCCCTGGCAGTATAGCTTCCCGCCGTTCTTCAC GCTGCAGCCCAACTGCGAGACGCGGCAGAAGCAGCTCTCGGCCTGGTGCGCGCTGGCGCTGGCCTACAGCCAGCGGCACCGGCTGCCCGCCATGACGGTGCGGGAGGCCCAGGACAGCCCGCTCTTCACCAACCGCCGCCTGCAGC GGAAGCTCCCGCTGGAGTCCATCCAGGTGGTGTTGGAGGAGCTCCGCAAGAACG GGAACCTGGAATGGTTAGAtaagaacaaaaccagttttctgatCATGTGGAGGAGACCAGAAGAATGGGGAAAGCTCATCTATCAGTGG GTGTCGAAGAACGGCTTGACCAACTCTGTATTCACGCTGTATGAACTGACCAGTGGAGATGACACAGAGAACGAAG AGTTCCACGGCTTGGATGAGACCATGCTGCTCCGTGCCCTGCAAGCCTTGCAGCAAGAGCACAAGGCTGAAATTATCACGCTGGACGATGGCCGAGGTGTGAAGTTCTTCTGA
- the RAMP2 gene encoding receptor activity-modifying protein 2 — translation MARRAQTGSGRLSRGLLLLWALLGTGLCQAGAEPEGFNQDARTSPPVAAFNWTAQLVEETYTNITQKCWEFFVDLMRNVTASELCEWKVISRPYSLLQACLEDWADHLRYGYPNALAEQYIFQSHHRYFHNCTLEHQVYFDPPEDVLLAMIIAPICLIPFLVTLVIWRSKDGKAQP, via the exons ATGGCACGGCGCGCGCAGACGGGCTCCGGCCGCCTCTCCCGagggctcctgctgctctggg CGCTCCTGGGGACTGGGCTCTGCCAGGCGGGCGCCGAGCCGGAGGGCTTCAACCAGGACGCCAGGACGAGCCCACCCGTGGCCGCGTTCAACTGGACGGCCCAGCTCGTGG AGGAGACGTACACCAACATCACGCAGAAGTGCTGGGAGTTCTTCGTCGACCTGATGAGGAACGTGACGGCGTCGGAGCTGTGCGAGTGGAAAGTCATCAGCAG GCCCTACAGCTTGCTGCAGGCCTGCCTGGAGGACTGGGCTGACCACCTGCGCTACGGCTACCCCAACGCCCTGGCGGAGCAGTACATCTTCCAGAGCCACCACCGTTACTTCCACAACTGCACCCTGGAGCACCAGGTTTACTTCGACCCTCCCGAGGACGTCCTGCTGGCCATGATCATCGCCCCCATCTGCCTCATCCCTTTCCTGGTCACTTTGGTCATCTGGCGCAGCAAGGACGGCAAAGCTCAGCCCTAA